A section of the Flavobacteriales bacterium genome encodes:
- a CDS encoding rhodanese-like domain-containing protein, with product MGIFSALFGGTKKNEKVAALLAKGAMIIDVRTPEEYRSGHIKQSVNIPLNLIPNKVNELKRKNKPIITCCRSGARSGMAADQLRKAGIEVENGGPWNSVQGMM from the coding sequence ATGGGCATATTTTCAGCATTATTTGGAGGAACCAAGAAGAACGAAAAGGTGGCAGCATTGCTTGCCAAAGGAGCGATGATCATAGATGTAAGAACACCAGAGGAATATCGCTCAGGACACATCAAGCAATCGGTGAATATTCCGTTGAACTTGATTCCGAATAAGGTAAATGAATTGAAGCGTAAGAACAAGCCTATCATCACTTGCTGCCGATCTGGAGCAAGAAGTGGAATGGCGGCAGATCAATTAAGAAAAGCAGGAATTGAAGTAGAAAATGGTGGGCCGTGGAATAGTGTGCAGGGGATGATGTAA